In Verrucomicrobiia bacterium, the following are encoded in one genomic region:
- a CDS encoding S41 family peptidase yields MSLMIDDSYEIRPQGTKPKGRAGRVVLALICGITLGWAGAMGCASTNKNQPDFTLMSQAWSTIQQQYVDRSAVQPQDLTYGAINGMVDALGDTGHSTFLTPQMVKDLQNMERGEFKGVGLEIQIKEGRVVVVAPIDGSPAQRAGVQPGDIIQKVAGEDVSDWPLNRVVQHISGRPGSKVTITLQDPRTTHSRDITLVRASIKLHEVTWRVLPGTRIVHLRLASFEAGVTKDLRIALQQIKEREVDGVILDLRNNPGGLLDEAVGVASQFLDAGDVLQAKNAKGQLEPVPVLSGGAAVHVPLIVLVNEGSASAAEIVAGALQDAHRATLVGTTTFGTGTVLQEFRLNDGSALLLAVEEWLTPKGRSFWHKGIVPEYLVPLPTDVVPLLPAAERELTPTQLQASDDRQLLRALDLMSHNKHLNAVNLSHR; encoded by the coding sequence ATGTCACTGATGATCGACGACAGCTACGAAATACGACCTCAAGGAACCAAGCCCAAGGGCCGGGCGGGCCGGGTTGTTCTTGCACTGATTTGTGGAATAACACTGGGCTGGGCGGGCGCAATGGGTTGCGCCTCAACAAACAAAAACCAGCCGGATTTCACTCTAATGTCCCAGGCCTGGAGCACCATCCAGCAGCAATACGTGGACCGCTCGGCCGTGCAACCCCAGGACCTGACCTACGGCGCCATCAACGGAATGGTCGATGCCCTGGGCGATACGGGGCATAGCACCTTTCTGACGCCTCAGATGGTTAAAGACCTGCAAAACATGGAACGTGGTGAGTTTAAGGGAGTAGGTCTCGAGATTCAAATCAAGGAAGGCCGCGTCGTGGTCGTCGCCCCCATCGACGGCTCCCCAGCGCAGCGCGCCGGCGTACAGCCAGGTGACATCATCCAGAAAGTCGCCGGCGAGGATGTCTCGGACTGGCCGCTGAACCGCGTCGTGCAACACATTAGCGGGCGGCCCGGCAGCAAAGTGACGATAACTCTTCAAGACCCCCGCACAACTCACTCGCGCGACATTACCCTGGTGCGCGCGTCCATCAAGCTCCATGAGGTCACTTGGCGCGTGCTGCCAGGAACCCGAATCGTCCACCTGCGGCTGGCCAGTTTCGAGGCGGGTGTGACCAAGGATTTGCGCATTGCCTTGCAGCAGATCAAAGAGAGGGAGGTCGATGGGGTTATCCTGGACTTGCGCAACAACCCGGGCGGGCTGCTCGACGAAGCCGTTGGGGTCGCCAGCCAATTCCTCGACGCGGGCGATGTGCTCCAGGCCAAAAATGCCAAGGGCCAACTCGAGCCGGTGCCGGTCTTAAGCGGCGGTGCGGCCGTGCATGTCCCTCTCATTGTGCTGGTCAATGAAGGCTCCGCCAGCGCAGCGGAAATCGTCGCCGGCGCCCTGCAGGACGCCCACCGAGCGACGCTGGTTGGCACGACCACCTTTGGCACCGGAACCGTGCTGCAGGAATTTCGCCTCAATGATGGTTCCGCGCTGCTGCTGGCTGTCGAGGAATGGCTCACCCCCAAAGGCCGCTCCTTTTGGCACAAGGGGATTGTACCGGAATACTTGGTGCCCCTGCCCACGGACGTGGTGCCGCTGCTGCCAGCGGCCGAACGAGAGCTCACCCCAACCCAACTCCAGGCCAGCGACGATCGCCAACTCCTGCGCGCCTTGGACCTGATGAGCCATAACAAACACCTCAACGCGGTGAATCTTTCCCATCGCTAG
- a CDS encoding rod shape-determining protein, with protein MFAQLKSLFSNDIGIDLGTANSLVYVRDRGIVLREPSVVAIQAGTTNVLAVGEEAKRMLGRTPGNIVAIRPMKDGVIADFEITEAMLRHFIQKVHHRKLIAPRVVVAVPSGITEVEKRAVKDSATHAGAREVYLIEQPMASAIGVGLPVHEPAGNMIVDIGGGTCEIAIISLAGIVFSRSLRVGGDEFDETIVAHMKRAYNLMIGERTAEEIKIRIGSAFPLEQELTMEVKGRDLSAGLPKTLTIRSEEIREALQEPLSSILESVRITLERCPPELSADLVDRGIVMAGGGALLRGIDRLVAEETGLPVHIADDPLSAVAEGTGRVLQELQFLKRVSNNSK; from the coding sequence ATGTTCGCGCAACTCAAAAGCCTGTTTTCCAATGACATTGGAATAGACTTGGGGACTGCCAATTCCCTGGTTTATGTACGCGACCGGGGCATTGTCCTGCGGGAACCCTCTGTCGTGGCAATCCAGGCCGGCACCACCAACGTCCTGGCGGTTGGCGAAGAAGCCAAACGGATGCTCGGGCGGACCCCTGGCAACATCGTGGCCATTCGGCCAATGAAAGACGGTGTCATCGCTGATTTCGAAATAACCGAAGCGATGCTGCGTCATTTCATCCAGAAGGTCCACCATCGCAAGCTCATTGCCCCGCGCGTAGTGGTTGCGGTACCTTCGGGCATCACAGAAGTCGAAAAACGGGCGGTCAAAGATTCCGCGACTCATGCCGGCGCGCGGGAAGTATATCTGATCGAACAACCGATGGCCTCGGCCATCGGGGTCGGATTGCCGGTACATGAGCCGGCGGGCAATATGATTGTCGATATCGGCGGTGGGACTTGCGAAATCGCAATCATCTCCCTGGCCGGCATCGTCTTCAGCCGCAGCCTGAGGGTCGGCGGCGACGAGTTCGACGAAACAATCGTTGCGCACATGAAACGGGCCTATAACCTGATGATCGGTGAACGCACCGCGGAAGAGATTAAAATACGGATTGGCTCTGCTTTTCCGCTGGAGCAGGAATTAACTATGGAAGTCAAGGGACGCGATTTGAGCGCCGGTTTGCCGAAAACCTTAACTATTCGGTCGGAAGAGATTCGCGAAGCCTTGCAAGAGCCGCTCTCGAGCATTTTGGAGTCTGTTCGCATCACCCTGGAACGTTGCCCTCCTGAATTATCCGCCGATCTGGTCGATCGGGGGATCGTCATGGCCGGCGGCGGGGCGTTGTTGCGCGGGATTGATCGGTTGGTGGCTGAAGAGACCGGCTTGCCGGTCCACATCGCCGACGACCCCCTCAGCGCCGTTGCCGAAGGCACCGGCCGGGTCCTGCAGGAACTCCAATTCCTCAAGCGCGTCTCAAATAATTCCAAGTAG
- a CDS encoding Xaa-Pro aminopeptidase — protein sequence MRYSPINSQLFVNNRASLAKLMLPNSLAVVNANDVLPTNADGTLRLEANSDLFYLSGVEQEETVLLLYPEAHEEKMREILFLRETNDLLARWEGHKLTKDEARRVSGIERVEWLSEFPALFHRLMCECEHVYLNSNEHKRARIEVETREARFVRETQRRYPLHEYKRLAWLLHRLRIVKSSLELELIKQACAITKAGFLRVARFARPGVSETEIEAEFAHEFIRRRGSFAYSPIIASGPNACVLHYNQNDQTCKSGDLLLLDVAASFAHYNADLTRTIPVNGRFSARQRQVYEAVLRVLRAASQAATPGKLPKQWQKEAEALMQAELLGLGLLTRRDIRKQDPDKPALKKYFMHGIGHPLGLDVHDVGHTTEPIQPGWVLTVEPGIYIPEEGFAVRLENDVLVQEGQNMDLMGDIPIETRDIEALMKSMQTRPARLKRSSRAA from the coding sequence ATGCGTTATTCACCGATTAACTCGCAATTATTTGTAAACAACCGGGCCAGCCTGGCAAAACTGATGCTCCCCAACTCGCTGGCTGTGGTGAATGCCAACGATGTCCTGCCAACCAATGCGGATGGGACTCTGCGGCTCGAAGCGAATTCCGATTTGTTTTATCTCAGCGGGGTTGAACAGGAGGAGACCGTGTTGTTGCTCTACCCGGAGGCGCACGAGGAGAAGATGCGTGAAATCCTGTTTCTGCGGGAGACCAACGACCTGCTTGCCCGGTGGGAAGGGCACAAATTGACGAAGGACGAGGCGCGGAGGGTCTCTGGCATAGAGCGGGTCGAATGGCTTTCGGAATTCCCGGCTTTGTTCCATCGGTTGATGTGCGAATGCGAACATGTGTATCTGAACTCGAACGAGCACAAGCGCGCGCGCATAGAGGTGGAAACGCGCGAGGCGCGATTCGTACGGGAAACGCAACGGCGTTATCCTTTGCACGAGTACAAACGCCTGGCCTGGTTGCTGCATCGGCTGCGGATTGTAAAATCGAGCCTCGAGCTGGAGTTAATCAAACAGGCCTGTGCCATCACCAAGGCCGGTTTTCTGAGGGTGGCCCGTTTTGCGCGCCCCGGCGTCAGCGAAACGGAAATCGAAGCGGAGTTTGCGCACGAGTTTATCCGGCGCAGGGGCAGTTTCGCTTACAGCCCGATAATCGCGAGCGGACCGAATGCGTGCGTGTTGCATTACAACCAAAACGATCAAACTTGCAAGAGTGGGGACCTGCTTTTGCTGGATGTCGCTGCCAGTTTCGCCCATTACAACGCGGACCTCACGCGGACAATTCCAGTGAATGGCCGGTTTAGCGCGCGCCAACGACAGGTCTATGAAGCGGTGCTGCGCGTGCTGCGGGCTGCCAGCCAGGCCGCCACACCGGGCAAACTGCCCAAGCAATGGCAAAAAGAAGCCGAGGCGCTCATGCAAGCAGAGCTGCTCGGACTGGGCTTATTGACCCGGCGCGACATTCGCAAACAGGACCCGGACAAACCGGCTCTGAAAAAGTATTTCATGCACGGCATTGGCCACCCGCTCGGGCTGGACGTGCATGATGTTGGCCACACCACCGAACCGATTCAACCGGGGTGGGTCCTGACGGTCGAGCCCGGCATCTATATACCGGAAGAAGGCTTTGCCGTGCGGCTGGAGAATGATGTTCTTGTGCAGGAAGGCCAGAATATGGACCTGATGGGCGACATCCCAATCGAAACGCGGGACATTGAAGCGCTGATGAAATCGATGCAAACCCGGCCCGCGCGATTAAAGCGGAGCAGCCGCGCGGCCTGA
- a CDS encoding fibronectin type III domain-containing protein, which yields MKCPVPSPLLTPVRTRTALCLIGVLIALLSRKVDADDTFLYAVQISALVQANPPQITLNWEPDIFGANSYTIFRKAKQDTSWGSPIASLPGSATNFTDSQVVVGATYEYQITKAATLGYTGYGYIYTGIQAPMIDQRGTLLLIVAQESTIGLDNELARLQSDLAGDGWQVLRQNVSTNDTPDSVHSLILNDYWANPSSVNTVFLFGHVPILQSGYLDYDGHGPRPMPADAFYGDIYQDWPTTLTNSPSYLPSDVALMVGRVDLFDMPGAASPVPWPSETELLRTYLNKDHAWRQGQVSVPRRALMGNRRGDEGGLAVAASGYRAFEPFVGPGNTIEANISDTAPANQRWMSMLASGGYLWAYGCGAGQDTAISYLGTNGVYYDVWSADIVDQNAQAVFMMVFGSHLGNWDHQDNFMRSVLATPGIGLACCMSGEPHWFMHHMGLGETIGYSTRLSMNNSTLYQNEQNPYTRAVYIALMGDPTLRMEPVPPPSALSASQVPGGIELNWAASPTPGAGYYVYRAPSPAGPFNRLTPALLPGTSFTDTGLLPNTYTYMVRAVSLIANFSGSYYDPSEGLFTTITTTNSSLPIHLGIGTSTNGVVLSWGSQAGGVYHVEATVALNPPAWTNLSGTIEAAGSTMTWTDSTASGRSQRFYRVVSP from the coding sequence ATGAAATGCCCAGTCCCCAGCCCGCTTCTGACCCCTGTTCGGACTCGTACCGCCTTGTGTCTAATCGGCGTGCTGATTGCATTGCTTTCTCGGAAAGTTGATGCGGATGACACCTTCCTCTATGCAGTCCAGATTAGCGCTCTGGTCCAGGCAAACCCGCCGCAAATTACTTTAAACTGGGAACCGGACATTTTTGGCGCGAACAGCTACACGATTTTTCGCAAGGCCAAACAAGACACATCGTGGGGCTCGCCCATCGCTTCACTTCCGGGGAGCGCCACCAACTTTACCGATTCCCAGGTCGTGGTCGGCGCGACCTATGAGTACCAAATCACCAAAGCCGCAACCCTCGGCTACACCGGTTACGGCTACATTTATACCGGCATCCAGGCGCCGATGATTGACCAGCGCGGGACGCTTTTGTTGATCGTCGCGCAGGAATCCACTATCGGCCTGGACAACGAACTGGCGCGTCTGCAGAGCGATCTGGCAGGAGACGGCTGGCAGGTCCTGCGCCAAAACGTCTCGACCAACGACACACCCGATAGCGTCCATTCGCTTATCCTGAATGATTACTGGGCCAATCCTTCGAGCGTGAACACCGTCTTTCTTTTCGGGCATGTGCCTATTCTTCAATCCGGTTACCTCGATTATGATGGGCACGGCCCACGCCCGATGCCAGCCGACGCGTTCTATGGCGATATCTATCAGGACTGGCCAACCACCCTCACCAATAGCCCCAGCTATCTCCCGTCAGATGTGGCGTTAATGGTTGGCCGGGTTGATTTGTTTGATATGCCCGGCGCGGCCTCACCTGTTCCCTGGCCCAGCGAGACCGAGCTGCTCCGCACCTACCTCAATAAAGACCACGCCTGGCGCCAGGGCCAGGTGAGCGTCCCACGTCGGGCGCTGATGGGCAACCGCCGTGGCGACGAAGGGGGTTTGGCCGTGGCGGCCAGCGGCTACAGGGCCTTTGAACCCTTCGTTGGGCCTGGGAATACCATCGAAGCCAATATCAGCGACACGGCGCCGGCAAACCAGCGGTGGATGTCGATGCTCGCCAGCGGCGGCTATTTGTGGGCATACGGCTGCGGCGCAGGCCAGGACACCGCCATCAGCTACCTGGGCACGAACGGGGTTTATTATGATGTCTGGAGCGCAGACATTGTCGATCAGAATGCCCAGGCGGTTTTTATGATGGTCTTTGGCAGCCACCTGGGCAATTGGGATCACCAGGACAATTTTATGCGGTCGGTGCTCGCCACGCCGGGCATCGGACTGGCCTGTTGCATGTCAGGCGAACCCCACTGGTTCATGCACCACATGGGCCTGGGCGAGACGATCGGATACAGCACGCGCTTGTCGATGAACAACAGCACCCTTTATCAAAACGAACAGAATCCCTACACCCGAGCGGTCTATATCGCGCTGATGGGCGATCCGACCCTGCGCATGGAACCCGTGCCGCCTCCTTCCGCACTATCTGCCAGCCAGGTCCCGGGCGGCATCGAGCTGAACTGGGCAGCTTCTCCCACCCCAGGGGCCGGGTATTACGTTTATCGCGCTCCTTCACCCGCCGGTCCGTTCAACCGTTTGACTCCAGCGCTCCTGCCCGGGACGAGCTTCACCGATACCGGGCTTTTGCCCAACACCTACACGTATATGGTGCGCGCCGTCAGCCTCATTGCGAATTTCAGCGGCAGTTATTACGATCCAAGTGAAGGCCTTTTCACCACCATCACCACGACCAACTCGAGTTTGCCGATTCACCTTGGAATTGGAACCAGTACGAATGGCGTGGTGCTGAGCTGGGGTTCTCAAGCGGGGGGTGTCTATCATGTTGAAGCCACGGTAGCTCTCAATCCACCGGCGTGGACCAATCTGAGCGGCACCATCGAGGCCGCGGGCTCTACCATGACCTGGACCGATTCGACGGCTTCTGGGCGTTCTCAGCGTTTTTATCGCGTCGTTAGCCCTTGA
- the mreC gene encoding rod shape-determining protein MreC — translation MLKRPHYIALGLVVLMTLIILNLPSKTTARLKSGIGSLFVPLFGLANSTQQAAGRAADDLTPRSELIRQNETLRQQNQELRLQAARTEGLIRENDRLRALVKWQQQKPAKFKLASVVLREPANWWRAVQIDLGTRDGMKVNLPVLTGDGALVGRIASVSLTRSQVVLLGDPNCKVAARVDNAAHDSGVISGSGPFESEFVDMGYLSRNAALKPGQNVWTSGLGGVFPKDILIGKVVDMRSEDYGLYTVARVKLAGNLSALEEVWVMLEP, via the coding sequence ATGTTGAAACGGCCGCATTATATCGCTTTGGGCCTGGTTGTGCTGATGACGCTGATTATTCTGAATCTGCCAAGCAAAACGACCGCCCGCCTTAAATCGGGCATCGGCAGCTTGTTCGTGCCCCTGTTCGGGTTGGCTAACTCCACCCAGCAGGCCGCAGGCCGCGCCGCCGATGACCTCACCCCGCGCTCCGAGCTCATCCGCCAGAATGAAACCCTCCGCCAGCAAAACCAGGAACTCCGCCTCCAAGCCGCTCGCACCGAGGGGCTTATCCGGGAAAATGACCGCCTGCGCGCCCTGGTTAAATGGCAGCAGCAAAAACCCGCCAAATTCAAATTGGCCAGCGTCGTTCTGCGCGAGCCCGCCAACTGGTGGCGCGCCGTCCAGATTGATCTCGGCACTCGCGACGGAATGAAAGTCAACCTCCCAGTCCTCACCGGCGACGGCGCACTGGTCGGCCGCATCGCTTCGGTTAGCCTTACCCGTTCCCAGGTGGTGCTCCTGGGGGATCCCAACTGCAAAGTAGCCGCTCGCGTCGATAATGCCGCGCACGACTCGGGCGTTATCAGCGGGTCTGGACCCTTCGAGAGCGAATTTGTCGATATGGGCTATCTCTCGCGCAACGCCGCCCTCAAGCCAGGCCAAAACGTCTGGACCAGCGGCTTGGGTGGCGTTTTTCCAAAAGACATCCTCATCGGCAAAGTCGTCGATATGCGCTCCGAAGATTACGGCCTCTACACCGTCGCGCGCGTCAAGCTCGCGGGCAATCTCTCCGCTCTCGAAGAGGTTTGGGTCATGCTCGAACCATGA
- a CDS encoding NapC/NirT family cytochrome c → MTDANPSPVPRFHFLRNWLSMSGLVVALGSLFAFLLLFLLDLFAHFANPYIGVLTYLVAPGFLMLGVVLTVVGALLQNRHRLRAGGTVLTVQFDLARARDRRFLGLFIAGSIGFLFITAVGSYYSYHYTESVQFCGQACHTVMQPEMVTYQHSPHARVACVACHIGPGATWFVKSKLSGTYQVYATLTHKYPRPIPTPVKNLRPAQDTCEHCHWPREFIGNLDRTFVSYLSDKTNPVFTVRLLLKVGGADPTRGPVGGIHWHMSVANKVQYIATDEGRQKIPWVRLTDSQGVVTEYRIPSFTNDISQYEIRTMDCMDCHNRPSHQYATPNDAVDLALRLGHIDAGLPWIKTNAVWVLTRPYTNQTQAFDNIATTLANEYPDEAPVRQAIASVQQIYQDNFFPEMKASWRDYPNNIGHKDWPGCTRCHDDNHFAADHKRKITFSNCQQCHIILAQSSGEQSQTLKTEGVPFNHPAGDYSGMACNDCHNGG, encoded by the coding sequence ATGACCGACGCCAACCCGAGCCCCGTGCCTCGGTTTCATTTTCTGCGCAATTGGCTTAGCATGAGTGGCCTGGTGGTGGCGCTTGGCAGTCTGTTTGCCTTCCTGCTTTTGTTTCTGCTGGACCTTTTTGCGCATTTTGCAAATCCGTATATCGGGGTTCTCACGTACCTGGTTGCTCCTGGCTTTCTGATGCTCGGAGTGGTCTTAACGGTTGTCGGCGCATTGCTCCAGAATCGTCATCGGTTGCGCGCTGGGGGAACGGTTCTGACGGTCCAGTTTGACCTCGCGCGAGCGCGAGACCGCCGATTCCTGGGCCTTTTCATTGCAGGCAGCATCGGCTTTTTATTCATCACCGCCGTAGGCAGCTATTACAGCTATCATTATACAGAATCGGTCCAGTTCTGCGGGCAGGCCTGCCACACGGTGATGCAGCCTGAAATGGTCACTTACCAGCATTCCCCTCATGCGCGAGTCGCCTGTGTCGCCTGCCACATCGGCCCTGGCGCCACTTGGTTCGTCAAATCCAAGCTTTCCGGCACTTATCAGGTCTATGCCACCTTGACACACAAATACCCCCGCCCGATTCCCACGCCCGTCAAAAACCTGCGCCCGGCCCAGGATACCTGCGAGCATTGCCACTGGCCGCGCGAATTTATCGGCAACCTGGATCGCACTTTCGTCTCGTATCTGAGCGACAAAACCAATCCGGTTTTTACCGTGCGGCTGTTGTTGAAGGTTGGTGGCGCTGACCCAACTCGCGGCCCTGTCGGTGGCATTCATTGGCACATGAGCGTCGCCAATAAAGTCCAGTACATCGCCACCGATGAAGGGAGGCAGAAGATTCCCTGGGTCCGGCTCACTGATTCCCAAGGGGTCGTTACCGAATATCGTATTCCCTCGTTCACCAACGACATCAGCCAATACGAAATCCGCACAATGGATTGTATGGACTGCCACAACCGGCCCAGCCACCAATACGCGACTCCCAACGATGCGGTCGATCTGGCCTTGCGCCTGGGTCACATTGATGCGGGGCTGCCTTGGATTAAGACCAACGCCGTTTGGGTGTTGACTCGCCCTTACACCAATCAAACGCAAGCATTCGACAATATCGCCACCACCCTGGCCAACGAGTACCCTGATGAGGCGCCCGTCCGGCAAGCCATCGCCTCAGTGCAACAGATTTACCAGGACAACTTTTTCCCTGAAATGAAGGCAAGCTGGCGGGATTATCCAAACAACATCGGCCACAAGGATTGGCCCGGTTGCACCCGCTGCCATGACGACAATCATTTTGCTGCTGACCACAAGCGCAAGATCACATTCAGCAACTGCCAGCAATGCCACATCATCCTGGCACAAAGCAGCGGCGAGCAATCGCAGACCTTGAAGACCGAAGGTGTCCCGTTCAATCATCCCGCCGGCGACTATTCCGGAATGGCGTGCAACGATTGTCACAACGGCGGATGA
- a CDS encoding DNA adenine methylase has translation MARSSTTYPPKWRSGKTTVIRVPERIAEDLLDIARRLDVAPKYCLREDANSFVLELVPARRVRYTADKPANVASVPQRSPFRYPGGKTWLVPYIRDWLKSKNSPPARLIEPFAGGAIVSLTAAFERLARHVIFAEMDEGVAAVWRIVLNGQAEWLAKQILDFEVTLETVTKALHDDPAGLREKAFQTVLRNRVQRGGILAAGAGLVKTGENGRGLLSRWYPQTLARRIREINRQKDRLTFVEGDAFALIDEHKADAEAVFYIDPPYTVAARRLYTVWQVDHARLFEAMTACKGDFLMSYDNTAEIAHLAEKHGLESRPIAMKNTHHAKMTELLIGRDLSWLGE, from the coding sequence ATGGCGCGCTCATCGACCACCTATCCCCCAAAGTGGCGCTCAGGAAAGACGACTGTCATCCGAGTGCCCGAACGCATCGCGGAGGACCTGCTCGACATCGCTCGACGGTTGGACGTTGCCCCAAAGTACTGCCTCCGCGAGGACGCCAACAGCTTTGTGCTCGAGCTCGTCCCGGCCAGGCGCGTGCGATACACAGCCGACAAACCTGCCAACGTGGCCAGTGTGCCCCAGAGGAGTCCGTTTCGCTACCCCGGCGGCAAGACCTGGCTCGTTCCATATATCCGTGACTGGCTCAAGAGCAAGAATTCCCCACCAGCCCGCCTGATAGAACCCTTCGCGGGCGGGGCGATAGTCAGCTTAACGGCCGCTTTTGAACGGCTGGCGAGGCACGTCATCTTTGCTGAAATGGATGAAGGGGTTGCGGCGGTATGGCGCATTGTACTTAACGGTCAGGCGGAGTGGTTGGCGAAGCAGATACTGGATTTTGAAGTCACTTTGGAAACCGTCACCAAAGCGCTCCACGACGACCCCGCCGGCCTGCGCGAGAAGGCGTTCCAGACTGTTCTCCGGAACCGTGTCCAGCGTGGGGGCATCCTGGCGGCCGGAGCCGGACTAGTGAAGACTGGCGAGAATGGCAGAGGGCTGTTGTCGCGATGGTACCCTCAGACCCTGGCACGCCGCATCCGGGAGATCAACCGTCAGAAAGACAGGCTCACTTTTGTCGAAGGTGACGCCTTCGCTTTGATCGATGAACACAAGGCCGATGCCGAGGCAGTTTTTTATATTGACCCTCCCTATACTGTGGCGGCGCGCCGCTTGTACACTGTGTGGCAGGTGGACCACGCCCGCCTCTTTGAGGCGATGACCGCTTGCAAGGGCGATTTCTTGATGAGCTACGACAATACTGCCGAGATCGCGCATTTGGCCGAAAAGCACGGATTGGAAAGCCGGCCAATCGCCATGAAGAACACTCACCACGCCAAAATGACCGAGCTGCTAATCGGCAGAGACCTCTCCTGGCTTGGTGAATGA
- a CDS encoding NotI family restriction endonuclease, with product MAKPKKPRIPARYSIGEWYGAGFETLSPRERFSRADAEYELDALTGTPCPFQVDAECSKKGGVCSLRLYQQIGDGPVTGVGPVITTCPLRFLESETIFRWVAEKLLQTTEPVVLSQIGFLDRLRPEQRQEEDDPETRDFIGTFFSSLVGLEREKHLSNAEIAWFVVGYESTLTGWKLAPRDLAFTRLDASVKSLTGGVPLSKEEFEEQLRFKLGSLAPGHPLGSGSD from the coding sequence GTGGCAAAGCCTAAGAAACCACGAATCCCCGCCAGATATTCGATAGGAGAATGGTACGGAGCTGGATTCGAGACGCTCTCTCCGCGGGAGCGGTTTAGCCGCGCCGACGCAGAATACGAACTGGATGCGCTCACGGGCACACCTTGCCCCTTCCAGGTAGATGCAGAATGCAGCAAGAAGGGCGGTGTCTGCTCACTTCGGCTGTATCAGCAGATCGGTGATGGGCCGGTAACCGGGGTTGGACCTGTGATAACCACCTGCCCGCTGCGTTTTTTGGAATCTGAAACGATATTTCGCTGGGTTGCCGAAAAGTTACTCCAAACAACTGAGCCCGTTGTGCTGAGCCAAATTGGGTTCCTTGACCGGCTTCGTCCGGAACAGCGGCAGGAAGAGGACGACCCGGAGACCCGTGATTTCATCGGCACCTTTTTCTCGTCGCTGGTTGGGTTAGAGCGGGAGAAACACCTGTCTAACGCGGAGATCGCTTGGTTCGTTGTGGGGTATGAATCCACATTGACCGGGTGGAAATTGGCCCCCCGGGATTTAGCTTTCACCAGGCTCGATGCCTCGGTCAAGTCGCTTACCGGAGGTGTGCCGCTCTCGAAGGAGGAATTCGAGGAGCAGCTACGTTTCAAGCTTGGCTCGCTCGCCCCGGGTCACCCGCTGGGCTCCGGGAGCGATTGA
- a CDS encoding cytochrome c, whose product MAETQPTQPEPVRAKRAPVIILTVLIILLLETGALLAVIYSGVYNIGTYNHDTGWINHFLDTSMTRAVQSHAHGVQVPALSDPAMVQGGFMHYDNMCAQCHGAPGVEPDDIAKGLWPKAPNLAKTVPTWTPAELFWITKYGIKFSAMPAWGPTHDDKKIWSMVAFLEKLPHLSPQDYQNMKGQPASEQHKPSAEQHAQ is encoded by the coding sequence ATGGCGGAAACTCAGCCGACTCAACCGGAACCGGTGCGCGCCAAACGAGCGCCGGTCATCATCCTAACGGTGCTTATAATTTTGCTCCTGGAAACGGGCGCCTTATTAGCCGTGATTTACTCCGGTGTCTATAATATCGGCACGTACAACCATGACACCGGATGGATCAATCATTTCCTCGATACGAGCATGACCCGCGCAGTTCAATCTCACGCCCACGGCGTTCAGGTTCCGGCTCTGTCAGACCCCGCCATGGTGCAAGGCGGTTTCATGCATTACGACAATATGTGCGCGCAGTGCCATGGGGCGCCGGGTGTTGAGCCGGACGACATCGCAAAGGGCCTTTGGCCGAAAGCGCCGAACCTGGCCAAAACCGTCCCGACCTGGACGCCGGCTGAGTTGTTTTGGATTACCAAGTACGGCATTAAATTCAGCGCGATGCCTGCCTGGGGCCCGACCCATGACGACAAAAAAATTTGGTCGATGGTGGCCTTTCTTGAGAAACTCCCTCATCTTTCGCCTCAGGATTATCAGAACATGAAAGGACAACCGGCGTCCGAGCAGCATAAGCCCTCGGCCGAACAGCACGCCCAATAA